In Castanea sativa cultivar Marrone di Chiusa Pesio chromosome 6, ASM4071231v1, a single window of DNA contains:
- the LOC142640613 gene encoding disease resistance protein RPM1-like, with the protein MAESAVSLVIQKLILLLVQEAKLLKGVHGEVTSIRREMEMIQSFLKDADIRAEKDDKSNVAKTWVKQVREEAYHMEDIIDKYLLHFAKQPHRRRQCLYFFPKIFHITVNLKARHVIASEIQGINKILEDIRRSGERYGFNAIEQGSSSSDVVSDTWNDPRIASLFIEEAEVVGIESHRDKLINWLIEGPSNSMVFSVVGIGGLGKTTLVKKVYDNNKVVSHFDCRAWIAVSQSYKMDELLRDMIRQFYKARREFAPREIDIMKMPSLFEELKTYLYEQKYLVIFDDIWDTGFWDHIKCAFPDNVKGNRIIITTRNKDVAPSNNESLDYYVYKLPSLPFKNSLELFCKKAFQREGGQCPLDFAKFSHDIVERCSRLPLAIVAIGGLFSTKTKVVSEWRKVFDSLSLEFEINSNLRSLRRILSFSYHDLPYNLKACFLYFGMFPEDCAINCARLTRLWIAEGFVREKGGMILEDVAQDYLNQLIHISLVQVDKEDFIGRIRKCRVHDMIHEVILSRSEELSFDLMSMSKYSNFERSARRLSIQNNVNTHLQNITTSQTRSILILGVDEVPNSFLSTCFANFKLMKIMDCEGAPIDYIPKEVGNLFHLRYLSLRDTKVQILPKSIGKLHNLETLDLKRSLVSELPMEISGLRKLRYLVAYNRNKDTKFNIDTRRGIKIPKGIRHLESLQKLFIIEATSATLITELGSLAQLRRLTISKLKRENGMDLCTAIQKMSHLRSLEIYATSEEELLNLQSLPSPPLLLQTLFLHGRLEKLPEWIPKLKSIVRIALIWSKLMEDPLKVLQALPNLMHLLLYDGYGGEQLHIEGRSFQKLKELRFLNLGGLNRLIIDEGALPFLEFLEIGDCPQLKEVSSGIHHLKSLKELSFAEMPTEFVLSLQPDEGPDFGKVKHIPSVNFGYWIRGQSYKLYKLGDSELLKCLRS; encoded by the coding sequence atggcaGAAAGTGCAGTAAGCCTAGTTATACAAAAATTGATCCTATTGTTAGTCCAAGAAGCCAAATTGCTTAAGGGTGTCCATGGAGAAGTTACAAGCATTAGACGTGAAATGGAAATGATTCAGTCTTTTCTCAAGGATGCAGATATAAGGGCTGAGAAGGATGACAAGAGCAATGTAGCAAAGACATGGGTAAAACAAGTGAGGGAAGAAGCTTATCACATGGAAGATATCATTGATAAATACCTACTTCATTTTGCAAAACAACCTCACAGGCGAAGGCAATGCTTATATTTCTTTCCAAAGATTTTTCATATTACCGTAAACCTAAAAGCTCGACATGTGATAGCCTCCGAGATTCAAGGTATCAATAAGATACTCGAAGACATCAGAAGGAGTGGCGAAAGATATGGCTTTAATGCCATAGAACAAGGCTCATCTAGCAGTGATGTGGTAAGTGACACATGGAATGATCCTCGAATTGCATCTCTTTTCATTGAGGAAGCTGAGGTTGTGGGCATTGAGTCTCATAGAGATAAATTGATAAACTGGCTGATAGAAGGACCATCTAATAGCATGGTGTTTTCAGTGGTCGGCATTGGTGGCCTTGGGAAGACCACTCTTGTCAAGAAAGTATACGACAATAATAAGGTGGTATCACACTTTGATTGTCGTGCTTGGATCGCTGTGTCTCAATCATACAAGATGGATGAGCTATTAAGAGATATGATCAGGCAATTCTACAAGGCAAGGAGGGAGTTTGCTCCTAGGGAAATTGACATAATGAAAATGCCATCACTATTTGAAGAATTGAAGACCTATTTATATGAACAAAAGTATCTAGTAATTTTTGATGATATATGGGATACAGGATTTTGGGACCATATAAAATGTGCTTTCCCAGATAATGTCAAAGGCAATAGAATAATAATCACAACCCGAAATAAGGATGTTGCACCTTCTAACAATGAATCTCTAGATTATTATGTGTACAAGCTACCATCTCTACCATTTAAAAATTCCTTGGAGCTCTTTTGCAAGAAGGCCTTCCAACGTGAAGGGGGGCAATGTCCTCTTGATTTTGCTAAGTTTTCTCATGACATAGTTGAGAGATGCAGTAGGTTACCGTTAGCAATTGTAGCTATAGGTGGCCTTTTTTCAACCAAAACCAAGGTAGTCTCTGAGTGGCGCAAAGTTTTTGATAGTCTTAGCTTAGAGTTTGAAATTAATTCCAATCTTAGAAGTCTCAGAAGAATTCTATCATTCAGTTATCATGATCTTCCTTACAACCTCAAGGCATGTTTTctatattttggaatgtttcCAGAGGATTGTGCTATTAATTGTGCAAGACTAACTCGGCTATGGATAGCTGAAGGTTTTGTAAGAGAAAAGGGAGGGATGATATTGGAAGATGTAGCACAAGACTACTTGAACCAGCTTATTCATATAAGCTTGGTTCAAGTGGATAAGGAAGATTTTATTGGGAGAATTAGAAAGTGTCGAGTTCATGATATGATACACGAGGTAATTCTTTCAAGGTCAGAGGAATTGAGTTTTGATCTGATGTCAATGTCGAAATACTCAAATTTTGAGAGATCAGCTCGACGCCTCTCAATTCAGAACAATGTGAACACTCATTTGCAGAATATTACTACTTCTCAAACTCGTTCTATTCTCATTTTGGGGGTAGATGAGGTGCctaattcttttctctctacttGTTTTGCAAACTTCAAGTTAATGAAAATAATGGATTGTGAAGGTGCTCCTATAGATTACATTCCTAAAGAAGTGGGAAACCTATTTCATCTAAGATATTTAAGCCTAAGAGATACAAAAGTGCAAATCCTTCCAAAGTCCATAGGTAAATTGCACAACCTAGAGACGTTGGATTTGAAACGTTCCCTTGTGTCTGAACTTCCAATGGAGATTAGTGGGCTTCGTAAGCTACGATATCTTGTGGCCTACAATCGTAACAAAGATACTAAATTCAATATAGATACTCGACGTGGAATAAAGATACCGAAGGGAATTAGGCATTTGGAGTCCTTGCAGAAGCTTTTTATTATTGAAGCCACAAGCGCTACACTTATAACAGAATTGGGAAGTTTGGCACAGTTGAGGAGGTTGACGATATCtaaattgaagagagagaatgggATGGATTTATGCACTGCAATACAGAAAATGAGCCACCTTCGATCATTGGAAATTTATGCAACAAGTGAGGAAGAACTTCTTAATTTGCAATCGCTGCCTTCTCCTCCTCTCCTCCTACAAACTCTTTTCCTACATGGGAGACTAGAAAAGTTGCCAGAATGGATTCCCAAACTCAAGAGTATAGTTCGAATTGCTTTAATCTGGTCAAAATTAATGGAAGATCCATTGAAGGTCCTTCAAGCTCTGCCTAATTTGATGCATCTTTTGCTTTACGATGGATACGGAGGTGAGCAATTACATATTGAGGGAAGAAGCTTCCAGAAACTCAAAGAGCTAAGGTTTCTCAATTTGGGAGGATTGAATAGGCTGATAATAGATGAAGGTGCCCTGccttttcttgaatttcttgaaaTTGGAGATTGCCCACAGCTGAAGGAGGTGTCTTCTGGCATCCACCATCTGAAAAGCCTCAAAGAATTGTCTTTTGCAGAAATGCCGACCGAATTCGTTCTTAGTCTACAACCAGATGAAGGCCCTGATTTTGGGAAAGTCAAGCATATTCCCTCTGTCAATTTTGGGTATTGGATTCGTGGACAAAGCTACAAATTGTACAAGCTTGGTGATTCAGAATTGTTAAAGTGTCTAAGAAGTTGA
- the LOC142638766 gene encoding uncharacterized protein LOC142638766, producing the protein MALKLDMSKAYDRVEWAYLEAIMRRMGFTERLVALIMECITTVSYSVLINGESSQVIHPSRGLRLGNPLSPYLFLICSEGLHSLLQQAADSKQIRGVSICKRGLRLTHLFFAEDSLIFCRASLNECLRIQALLVCYEKASGQQLNRNKTGLFFSKSTPPLLLDQIKEALGVQEIKQYENYLGLPSLVGRKNKSVLKGREVIKKDAQWREGNGSLIRIYHDNCLSDPFVKRVVSPRDFLGSDARVSVLIDRDQCSWMTETIDNIFLPHEAARVLSIPLSIRDCEDQIFWPHTPDGAYSVKTTYKSLMEEVLNGEPSTSDLSLTKRLWKGVWRLQVPNRIKTLLWRAGFDSLPSKANLKKRKILNEDLCPGCKLKSESTFHALWSCTEHSPIWDTKFAWLRRETRNCESMLEVI; encoded by the exons ATGGCCCTGAAGCTTGACATGAGTAAGGCCTATGATCGGGTTGAGTGGGCATATCTAGAGGCTATTATGAGGAGAATGGGTTTTACAGAGAGGTTGGTTGCTCTTATCATGGAGTGCATTACAACTGTCAGCTACTCTGTTCTTATTAATGGTGAATCTTCCCAAGTCATCCACCCCTCAAGAGGCCTCCGCCTGGGCAACCCATTGTCCCCATATTTGTTTCTCATATGTTCTGAGGGCCTTCACAGCCTACTACAGCAAGCGGCTGACTCCAAGCAGATCCGGGGTGTGTCCATTTGCAAAAGGGGCCTTCGgctgactcatctttttttcgCTGAGGATAGCTTGATATTCTGTAGAGCCTCTCTTAATGAATGTCTTAGAATTCAAGCTTTGCTAGTCTGTTATGAGAAGGCCTCGGGCCAGCAGCTGAATCGAAACAAAACGGGTCTATTTTTTAGCAAATCTACCCCTCCCCTCTTGCTTGATCAGATCAAAGAGGCTTTGGGGGTTCAAGAGATCAAACAATATGAAAATTACCTGGGCCTTCCCTCTCTAGTTGGTAGAAAGAATAAG AGCGTCTTAAAGGGCAGAGAGGTGATCAAAAAAGATGCGCAATGGCGGGAAGGAAATGGCTCTCTGATTCGAATTTACCATGATAATTGTCTGTCGGACCCCTTTGTTAAAAGAGTGGTGTCTCCAAGGGACTTTCTTGGCAGTGATGCCCGTGTCTCTGTGCTAATTGATAGGGATCAGTGCAGCTGGATGACTGAAACAATTGACAACATTTTCCTACCACACGAAGCGGCTAGAGTCCTATCAATCCCGCTTAGCATTAGGGATTGCGAGGATCAGATTTTTTGGCCACACACCCCGGATGGCGCTTATTCTGTCAAGACTACGTATAAAAGTCTCATGGAGGAAGTGTTGAATGGGGAACCTTCAACCTCGGATTTGTCACTGACCAAGCGCCTTTGGAAGGGGGTTTGGAGGCTACAAGTCCCCAACAGGATCAAAACTCTCTTATGGAGGGCCGGGTTTGATTCTCTGCCCTCAAAAGCGAACcttaaaaagaggaaaattttaaatgaagacCTCTGCCCAGGGTGTAAGCTCAAGAGTGAGTCCACATTCCATGCTCTTTGGTCGTGCACAGAGCACTCTCCAATTTGGGATACCAAATTCGCATGGCTGAGGAGGGAAACTAGAAATTGCGAGTCAATGTTGGAAGTCATCTAG
- the LOC142638768 gene encoding uncharacterized protein LOC142638768: MGDQSTSIPTSPPPRSLNVNTKNRGSVSVSVSDYAHQGILDSSNDVPTPKSSNHDDFEKTVQELDSEIHGFDKVTKEIVDLSTHLSSTDQAQSAHTNLPSGPPSKMPLMQPMKPNPLRDQSNMDLDHNNPKPHSEGYLVLLWKNSVRVEVVLSSPNHIDALVGVKLDEQWRFTGVYGFPNSARKHETWSLIRSLHLRFTLSWLCAGDFNELIWSHKKLGLGPRQDYLMKEFHDVLDECGFMDLGYVGDKFTWRGKRAGGLVLERLDRAVATNGWVACFSGFKVQHLHTHSSDHKAILINPEGIIPRPNRPFKFEQIWLREGGCSDTMNKAWGSTSQNANMLLVAGNIQVCGEKLTTWSLQSFGSIKCQIEKKGKLLAKIKIEAANRKVDYELVKTLRAEVNDLLDKESQMWQQRSRALFLKCGDHNTSYFHNKASHRFRRNRIAGLRKASNLWCTEDNLIRNISCENDQSLFTSSQPLDFSVILEAVKPSVTDDMNAQILRPFLREEVEEVVKQMEPTTASCPDDMPPLFYQSFWSLIGEDIISAVLDCLNNCKIPNEINFTNITLIPKVKSPELITDFRPIRLCNVVYKIVSKVLANRLRDVLPSVISENQSAF; encoded by the exons ATGGGCGATCAGTCTACCTCAATTCCCACTTCTCCTCCCCCGAGGTCATTAAATGTGAATACCAAGAATCGTGGGAGTGTATCTGTCAGCGTATCGGATTACGCTCACCAAGGTATTTTGGACAGCTCCAACGATGTACCTACGCCAAAGTCCTCGAACCACGATGACTTTGAGAAGACGGTTCAAGAGTTAGACAGCGAAATTCACGGGTTCGATAAGGTGACTAAAGAAATTGTGGACTTAAGTACTCATTTATCCTCCACGGACCAGGCCCAATCGGCCCACACAAACCTCCCCTCAGGCCCACCCAGCAAGATGCCCCTAATGCAGCCCATGAAACCCAATCCTTTAAGGGACCAATCTAACATGGACTTGGACCACAATAATCCCAAACCCCATTCAGAGG GTTATTTAGTCTTACTTTGGAAGAACTCAGTTCGCGTTGAGGTTGTCTTGTCTTCTCCGAATCACATCGATGCTCTAGTCGGTGTCAAACTTGATGAACAGTGGAGATTCACCGGGGTGTATGGCTTCCCAAATTCGGCCAGGAAACATGAAACCTGGTCTCTTATCCGTAGCCTTCACCTTCGGTTCACTCTCTCTTGGTTGTGTGCTGGGGATTTTAACGAGCTTATTTGGTCTCACAAAAAACTCGGCCTTGGTCCCAGACAAGATTACTTGATGAAAGAGTTTCACGATGTCTTAGATGAGTGCGGTTTTATGGATCTTGGTTATGTTGGAGATAAGTTCACGTGGAGGGGTAAACGAGCTGGTGGGTTGGTTCTAGAAAGACTCGATAGGGCGGTAGCCACTAATGGCTGGGTCGCTTGCTTCTCAGGCTTCAAGGTTCAACACCTCCACACCCACTCCTCTGATCATAAGGCCATTCTAATCAATCCGGAAGGTATTATTCCACGCCCAAATCGCCCCTTCAAATTTGAGCAAATATGGCTTAGGGAGGGCGGGTGCAGTGATACAATGAACAAGGCGTGGGGGTCAACCTCTCAGAATGCCAATATGCTTCTGGTTGCTGGAAATATTCAAGTTTGTGGGGAAAAACTCACAACATGGAGCCTCCAGTCTTTTGGTAGTATTAAGTGtcaaattgaaaagaaaggCAAACTTCTtgccaaaatcaaaattgaggCAGCCAACAGGAAGGTTGATTATGAATTGGTTAAAACTTTAAGAGCGGAAGTTAACGACCTTCTTGATAAGGAGAGCCAAATGTGGCAACAACGGTCGAGGGCCCTTTTCCTTAAGTGTGGTGATCATAACACAAGTTATTTTCACAATAAGGCCTCCCACAGATTTCGGAGAAACAGGATTGCTGGCTTGCGGAAAGCTTCTAATTTATGGTGCACTGAGGACAACCTGATCAGAAATATTTCTTGTGAGAATGACCAATCCCTGTTCACCTCATCCCAGCCGCTGGATTTCTCTGTGATTCTAGAGGCAGTTAAACCTTCAGTTACTGATGATATGAATGCTCAGATTCTCAGGCCTTTTCTCAGGGAAGAGGTGGAAGAGGTTGTAAAGCAGATGGAACCCACTACTGCCTCGTGCCCTGACGATATGCCTCCCTTGTTCTATCAATCCTTTTGGTCTCTTATTGGTGAGGATATTATCTCTGCGGTGCTTGATTGTTTGAATAACTGTAAAATTCCTAATGAAATTAATTTTACCAATATCACCTTGATTCCTAAGGTCAAATCCCCTGAGCTTATCACTGATTTTAGGCCGATTAGACTATGTAATGTTGTGtataaaatagtttcaaaagtcCTTGCCAATAGACTTAGAGATGTGCTTCCCTCGGTAATTTCAGAGAACCAGAGTGCCTTTTAG